A window of Rhizobium tumorigenes genomic DNA:
TGAAGACCCCGAAATCTCGGACGTGAGAGATGCGCTTGAGCATTGCGACTTCCTTTTCCCCACCCGGACCGGTCGCACGCACTGGAAAGATGTGCTGCCGCAGTCCGACACAACCGAGTGATAGAGGGGATCGGTTCGGACAGGAAGGGGCAAATTTGCGGTCGCGCCGAGATCGGCTTTCGGTTCGATAAGAAAGACTTCGCTGATCCCGGAGGTAGCAGCCCCGCGTTAACCTTTGGGACCCCTTGAAGACGCCGTGGAGTCGTTCCATCGTGGTGGAGTCTTGGGCCACCATCAAGCGGGTGAGGACGACGCTGGCTTCGGCATCGACTCGGCTTAACGATGTCTTAACTTCGGTTAACTGCTTGGCCCTGGCAAAAGTTAACGCCGGGGACGGAAACCGGCCATCAAAAAAAATTACGAAAAAACCGAAAAAAATCGCTTCCGTCAGTCGTTTTTCGAAAATTAGTCGGCGAAGGCTCCTGTCTTCTAATTAGAGGCTGAAAATGTGATTCTCGCTGCGCCGAGACCTAAAGTCTTTCAAGATCGCCCCTGGATTGCGAAAATCCCAAAAATTTCAATTTTAAGTAGGAGCGTAAAAGGAACTTCGGGAAACGTAAAAGGGAATGCGGGAAATTTCAATCCTCGGCTTGCCGTGCAGACGCACATATAGCGCAGGTATGGCGAAATCCTCTGCCGGCCACACCGGCGCCGGATCGGCCAGAACCCGGTCGATAGCATAGGTCTTCAGAATATCCAGCGCCTTGGCTGACGCCCAGCTCTTGTGCCGCGCCTCGATGACGATCGGTGCGTCATATGTTTTCCGCATAACCTCAAACGCTGTATCAAGCACGTCGGCATTAAACGCCAATGACGGTGGCAGCTGGCAGAGCAGCGGGCCTTGCTTGTCTGCGAGGGGTGCGATATCCGCGAGAAAAGTGCCAAACGGCTGAGCTATGTCCTTCATCGCTCGGGTGTGGCTGATCTCTTTGGGAAGTTTTACCGAAAACCTAAAGCTGTCCGGCACCGACTCCGCCCATCGCGCGAAGGTTGAAGTCTTGTGCCGGCGGTAGAAGGTCGAATTCACCTCGACGCCGCCAAAGACCGACGCATATCGACTTAGGCCACTTCCCTCTTGCGCAAACCGGTCAGCCACTGCTTTAGGAATTGACCAGGCGGCGGTGGCGATGATTGGCAAATCGACGTCCTTCCAGCTTGCAAGCTTCTGAATGGAATGAAGTGGTTGAGAGGTGGCTCGGTTTGTCTGAACAGTTTCGGGTGTTTTGCTAAGTGGATTTCCGCCTCGATTATGCCGCCACCATCATTGGTGACAGCGCGTTGAAGTAGGCCTGATCCGGGGTCTGCCGGTCAAGGGATGAATGTGGGCGTCGGCTGTTGTAAAAGGTCAGATATCGGCCAATGCCGCCGCGAGCCTCAGACACGGTCTTGTAGGCGTGGAGATAGACTTCCTCGTATTTGATCGAACGCCAGAGCCGGTCGACGAAGACGTTGTCCCGCCACGCACCCTGCCATCCATCGAGATGGCAATTTCCGCCTTCTTCAGCACCGCTGTGAAGTCCATCGAGGTGAACTGCGAGCCTTGGTCCGTATTGAATATGTCGGGTTTGCCATAACGGGCCAGCGCTTCCTCGACCGCTTCGATGCAGAAGTCCGCCTCCATCGTGATTGACAGCCGCCACGACAGAACCCTCCGGCTGAACCAGTCGACGACGGCGCAGAGATAGACGAAGCCGCGAGCCATTGGGATATATGTCAGGTCCATCGCCCAGACCTGGTTGGGTCTGGTGACTGCCAGCTTGCGCAGGAGATAGGGATAGATTTTGTGCCCAGGCGCTGGTTTGGAGGTGTTTGGGCGGCGGTATATCGCCTCGATGCCCATCTTCTTCATCAGCGTAGCGACGTGAAGCCGCCCGGCATTCAGCCCTTCTCCTCTCAAAAGCCATTGCAACATCCGACTTCCGGCAAACGGGTAGTCGAGATGCAGTTGGTCGATCCGGCGCATCAGGGCAAGATCGCCGTCAGGCACTGGACGAGGCAGATAATAGACACTCCCTCGGCTGAAGCCGAGTAGCTTGGCCTGGCGCACGACGGATAGCTTATGCTGGCGGTCGATCATTTTTTTCCGCCCAGCAATCCCGCCTTGCCGAGCGCTCCGGCTAAAAAATCGTTTTCCAGCGTCAGCTCCCCGATTTTGGCATGCAGTGTTTTGACGTCCACAGTTGGGCCTGCCGGTTCCGTCTTCGCTTCATCACCGAAAACGCCTGTTGCCCCCTCAAGGAGCTGCTCTTTCCATTGCTTGATCTGGTTGGCGTGCACGTCAAACTGCTGGGACAACTCCACCAGCGTCTGTTCGCCCCGGATGGCGGCAAGTGCCACCTTCGCCTTGAAAGCCGGGCTATGGTTCCGGCGCGGTCGTCTTGTCATGGTATCTCCTGTTCCCGGCATCTAAGCCGAAGTCAGGCAGAAATTCCACTTATCCCCGCTGTGCAGATTTCCCGAGCCACCTCTCAGCGCCATCGTCCATTGGAACACCGTTTATCTCAGCCGGGCCACGACCCACCTGCGGCAGCAGGGCCGGGATATTCCTGACAAGCTGCTGAAACACGTCTCGCCACTCAGTTGGGAACACATAAATCTTACTGGCATCTATTCGTGGGACGCCGAGCAGCAGATGCCTGAAGGCTTCAGGCCACTCCGGCTTCCCGGCCGTCTTCTTCGCGCTGCGTGATGTTCACGGTTCGTAAGACCTTAGCGTACGATCTTGCACTGCTCTTGTTCCGACCCCTAAGGTAACAACGTAATAAATCGGGCCACCACCGACCATGACTTGCCACCCATCATCTCGCTCCAGGCCTAGCAAGGTGTGCTCTTGGCCGTTGAGCTTTGAAAGCCAATTCAGCGTCACAATTTCATCTGCATCGGATACCCCAATGTCTAGATTTTGCACACCCTCTCTCTTATCTACCGTTAATTGCATAACCGACCTTGGAGTTGTTATCATCGGTCCATCGATGTCGATAACGGTGAGTTGACTCAGTCCCACCTGTTCGACCATCGACCGAATTGCGCCATTCGTCCCACAGTCGGCGCAGGGTGCCCTTTACAAGCATAGCGTCAGATTTTGCCCCGGCAGCGATCGCCAAGCTCATCCTAATGGTTATGGGATTCAAGTAGGAGCGCAAAAAAGAGACCCTCTCTCTTTGTAACGTCAAGATAGTCGACCAGCTCGTCGCCCCCTCGCACGCGGACTCTGTTGTGGAAGATCTGACGATTGGTTCAACACGGCGATCTGCGCCAACAGGGCTTCGTTCGGCCAAATGCCTTCCAGCAGATGGGCCGGAGCCTTTGGCCTTAACGATCATGGCAGGCCGGATCAGGGGATCATCTTTACCCAAATATCATAAAGTTCACGCACGCTTCTTTCGTCTCTCTGTTTACTGACTATTCCATATGAAAGTGTAACCAGCATGCGGATGGGATTGAATGATCTCATTGCGAAGCCGACCAGCACTGGCTGGCCATAATCGATGGACTTGTTACTACCGAACGGCTGATCCCACCGTAGCGATGAATGCGCTTTTAAGAAAACCTGACTTAAATACATACCCACATCCATCGCTAGAGAGAACGTACGGCTTGTTAATTCGTCGGCCGGAATTTCCATTGGGAATGACAGTCGGCTTTCAATCTGCTGGAGCTCCTGCTGCGTTCTTGGGCGTGATTCAACTTGAGCGGCGAACCATTTGCCCAACTCGTCAAGAGATTCAGGCGTAAAATCGGCCTTCCAATCCTCATATCCTATGGTCTCATGAACTGCGCTAACGAGAGCATCCCGCCTCTCCGGGAAAATCGCTTGGAACCAGGCAAAATATTCCCGGAGTTCCTTTTCGACATCTCGTAAAGTCGATGGGTGTGTGGAGGCTGAATGATCGAATAGCCCATAATCAATGAATCACTAATTTAATGCCGTTTTGCTGCAATGCACTTAACAATGGCTGCGACGGACCACCCAGACCAGTAACTGGACTTTCAAAAAAATGCCATGTTGCGCCATTGACATCTTGATGTCATTCTTCGCAAAGACATTGACGTCGCGCTCGGCCGACGCGCTGGTTGCCTGCAGGTTGACGTTGTTGCCAGCCGACGCTTTGGCCTGGACAATGCCCGTTCGACAGTTCGACCCTTGGGGCATGTGTATTTCGGACGGATCGTGACGATCACCCTCGTAGCGCGCCGGGACCCGGTAGAGCCGTTCCGTCCGATCCTCGCCATGTTGCCGCAACCGCAGGGGTAAACGATGCTCTCGGGCTTGATCACGCGCTCGGCCCGCGGCAGATGTTCAGGCAGTGCACGGGCCTTACGCTCCTTGCGAGAAAGGGGCTTGTCCGGCTCGCCAACCTCTCCAGGATTGATTGCGCTGGCTTCCTCATCGAGCTTTGGATGGTCAAGATGAGCGCCAGATTTGTGCCGTGTTGTCCAGGCTATTTATTTAACACATATCTATACCATGGGTGATCAATTAATTCTTTAGAATGCAGATATACACAGGATCCAAATTTGTCTCTGGTGGCAAGGTCGCAGCTTGTAGCTTTGTCTGGAGTCTCCCATTCAGCAAAACAATCGTCGCACGAAACAAATAAGTTACCGCTTGCAGTTTCTTTTGAAACAAATTGAGTGCCCTGTCCACAACACGGACAAGTCTCGCCGACCTTGGCATAGTGAATGTATTTCATGGCGTGGGCGCCTTTGGCAGTGGTGTCCCATTTCCCGGATAGGCAGTAATGACAGTGTTTGTTCCTTGCTTAGTAACAATTGTAATAGAGTCAAGATTTTGTCTTTGGCCAGCAAATCCACCTGCATAACCCGCGTTTGGATAGGAAACGACGTACATATCTCCGCCATTAACTGTTATGGGCGTGATTCCGTCCCTCTGTATAATACTCCAAGCATTTTCCACTGTATCAATTGGATTGGCGTAGAAAACTCCTTGGTTCAGCTTTTGGAGATTTAACTCTCCATGGGCCTCGATAACATGTTGATCGGCCGAAACGCCTTTTTTATTGACTAAGGACCAATCTAGAGTGCCATTTCTAGTGTTCGTATCAATAGCCGCCTTCTGAGCTGCAGCTACATCATTGTAGATCGCACGGTTCGGCCCCACAATAACGATATTACCTTCGGGGTCGACCACTCTCATATAGCCAGTGGGCAACCCGCCTACATCATTGGCCGCCGCTCCAGCAGAGGTAAGCGGCTTATATCCAGCAGGAACGATAACAGTCGTGCCATCTGAAGCAACAATCGTGCGGGTGCCGGCCGCTTTCGCTGCAGCGGCTGCGGATTGCTCGAGCTCGCCGGCGACCTTTGTCGCTGCAGTGGCCGTCAAAACTCCCCCGGCTGTACTGGTGCAGGCTACCGTGGCGGTACAATCCAGCAGTTCCGTGACCGTGTTCGCGCATGCGGCGCTATTCGCTGCACAGTAGGCGTAGACCTCCGGACCGATTGTAACACCGACGGCAACGAGCACGGCCAGAGCAGCGACTCCAGTTGTTATCTGCTGGTGCGTGATCAACGCCTGTTGGTATTGTGCGGCGATTTGATCGGATGCAACATGGCCTGCGGCCACATCGCTGAGCACGCCGAGCAGCAAAGCATCCGGCGTATTGACAGAGCTCGTGCCAAGAACGTGTTGCTGGAGCCCTGATTCCTCGTCGACGGCGTTTGCAAGATCGGCTCTGCCAGCTACGCAGGCTGCACTGGAAAAGGATGCCGCACAGGCCTTTACTAAGGACGCGTTGTTCGCGTCAGAGAGCTGCCGGTAGTAGGCTACGCTGAATTGCAGGTTGTCTTCGAGACCAGAAAGCGTTTGAGCCGAGCAGCCGTTGCCCAAGGATGCTTGGCAATCGGCAATCTTCTTTTGAAGGTCAGCACGCTCTTTGTTGGCCTCATCAAGTTCCTTGTGCGTGAGATAATTAAATTGATACTGCGCGCTGCCGTATGATGCTCCTTCTCCGCCGCCGACGGCGCCAGCAACCGCTGAACTGAGGCTTGTTCCGATCAGATTGGCAAGCGTCTGCTTGTCTTGATCCGACAGGGTGCTGTCCTTCAGCATACCCTCGACGAGGGCGGCGATCGCCGGTGTAAGCATTGACGAAGTTCCTGCACCGAGGGCACCCTTGATTGCTCCCTCCCAACCATTCACTCCGCCGAGGATACCGCCGCCTATCGCATGTAGCAGCGCGCGGCCTTCGCCACCTTCCTTCCAAAGATCAGCTGCGGCGTCGTCTCCACGTTGGAGAGCCTGCTTGTACAGCTCGCTGGAAATATCCCCGACCAGCCCCGCCATGGTTGCTTGTGCCGCCTGCAAATCAGCCTGCGTTTTGTATTGATCGCGCAGGATGTGTTCGAGATCGGGCAGGCCTGGCAGAGAGGTATTAGTGTTGTCGGTATCGCGACGGATCGTGCCGATATCCTGTGTCTGGCGCGCCGGATCGGTGATGGTGATCGGGATATTGCCACCGATGGCCGAGAGTGCCTGACCAGTCTTATTCTCGCTGGCCTTCACCGGCGGCGCTGGCATGATGCCGCTGGTGCCGATCGTGCCGCCGTAGGTGTCGGCTTTCCAGGTCGAGTGCGTGTCGATATCGGCAACCGTCAGCGTCCCGGTCGAGAAGCTGTTACGTCCCTCGCCGGCCTCACTCGTGATTAGACCACCAATGAGCGACGTATGGCCGCTGACATCAATATCGAGGCCACCTGCCCCCGCGTGAATGCCGGACTGCTCGGTGACCACAACCGCGTCACCGCTGGCCTTCTGGGTAACGCCGGAAACACTGGTCGAGCCGAAGCCGGTCTGGGCCGATAGACTGAGTTGATCGGCCTTGGCCTTGGCGGTGTCTACCTGGCTTTCGATCGTCAGGTTCTTGACGTCGGCGGTGACCGAATTACCGGTGATCGTGGCGCCGCGCAGCGTCAGGTCATTGGTGACGATTGTGATGTCACCAGTGCCATTGACGTGGGTGTTCGTGTGGCTGAGGCCGCTGGTATCGGCGCTGCCCTTACCGTAGCCGGCATTGGCAACCAGACCCAGATCTTTGGTGCCTTTGCCTCCGCCGCCAAAAGTGGCACCGACACCCACCCCAGCACTCCAGGAGGAGTTGCTGCTCGCGCTGTCCGTCGTGCCTGTCGCAGCGTTGAGATTAATGTTGCCGTTGGTCGCCGACAGAAAGATATCGCCGGTCAGCGGATCGCCTGAAACCGTCGGTATGCCGTTCTTGTCGTAGCCGGCCAGGATCTGCGCACCGTCGCTCGTGATCGAGCCGTTCTC
This region includes:
- a CDS encoding DUF72 domain-containing protein, whose product is MPIIATAAWSIPKAVADRFAQEGSGLSRYASVFGGVEVNSTFYRRHKTSTFARWAESVPDSFRFSVKLPKEISHTRAMKDIAQPFGTFLADIAPLADKQGPLLCQLPPSLAFNADVLDTAFEVMRKTYDAPIVIEARHKSWASAKALDILKTYAIDRVLADPAPVWPAEDFAIPALYVRLHGKPRIEISRIPFYVSRSSFYAPT
- a CDS encoding hemagglutinin repeat-containing protein, which encodes MRNGSSSYQGYNETTVGSELSASGDVNLDAGKAAVIVGSKVNADGSLSVSGESVSIIGAEESHQSDSQRKDSGLFVGSGGGFISLYGKNEKQGAQSSTDNVGSKLSAGQDVNLTARATDLNIMGSQVNADRDINLSAVRDVNVTPGAESAAQSEEQKKSGFGLAFSSGNGGFSLGIGAQSTKDSTAQQSDTNAMSALSAGRDLNISAGNNVNLQATSASAERDVNLFAGNDINLLSANDVTNYEEMHEKTFAGVTLTVSSQVGKAANSIMNSAERLSDSGGVNAVTNTAIAGLGFYQAYKDLTGVYSQYQKSGDIGVNVTLTVGANHQESQSSSSTSTPVVTDIRAGRSISMEAENGSITSDGAQILAGYDKNGIPTVSGDPLTGDIFLSATNGNINLNAATGTTDSASSNSSWSAGVGVGATFGGGGKGTKDLGLVANAGYGKGSADTSGLSHTNTHVNGTGDITIVTNDLTLRGATITGNSVTADVKNLTIESQVDTAKAKADQLSLSAQTGFGSTSVSGVTQKASGDAVVVTEQSGIHAGAGGLDIDVSGHTSLIGGLITSEAGEGRNSFSTGTLTVADIDTHSTWKADTYGGTIGTSGIMPAPPVKASENKTGQALSAIGGNIPITITDPARQTQDIGTIRRDTDNTNTSLPGLPDLEHILRDQYKTQADLQAAQATMAGLVGDISSELYKQALQRGDDAAADLWKEGGEGRALLHAIGGGILGGVNGWEGAIKGALGAGTSSMLTPAIAALVEGMLKDSTLSDQDKQTLANLIGTSLSSAVAGAVGGGEGASYGSAQYQFNYLTHKELDEANKERADLQKKIADCQASLGNGCSAQTLSGLEDNLQFSVAYYRQLSDANNASLVKACAASFSSAACVAGRADLANAVDEESGLQQHVLGTSSVNTPDALLLGVLSDVAAGHVASDQIAAQYQQALITHQQITTGVAALAVLVAVGVTIGPEVYAYCAANSAACANTVTELLDCTATVACTSTAGGVLTATAATKVAGELEQSAAAAAKAAGTRTIVASDGTTVIVPAGYKPLTSAGAAANDVGGLPTGYMRVVDPEGNIVIVGPNRAIYNDVAAAQKAAIDTNTRNGTLDWSLVNKKGVSADQHVIEAHGELNLQKLNQGVFYANPIDTVENAWSIIQRDGITPITVNGGDMYVVSYPNAGYAGGFAGQRQNLDSITIVTKQGTNTVITAYPGNGTPLPKAPTP